The following proteins come from a genomic window of Trifolium pratense cultivar HEN17-A07 linkage group LG4, ARS_RC_1.1, whole genome shotgun sequence:
- the LOC123881712 gene encoding cytochrome b561 and DOMON domain-containing protein At2g04850-like encodes MFHVYHFLLPLSLWYLPLTVFSSHCTTETSTKTFQKCMNLPTQQASIAWTFHPHSSTLELIFFGTFISPSGWVGFGINPTSPQMTGTNALICFPDPNTGQIVLLPFILDTTVKLQKSPLLSQPFDNINLLSSSAAMYGGKMATIHNGAPIQIYAKLKLESNKTNIHLVWNRGLYVQGYSPTIHPTTSIDLSSISTFDVLSGSASSASQHTDMKMLRVVHGAINAISWGILLPMGAITARYLRHIETLGPAWFYAHAGIQLFGFVLGTVGFGIGIQLGQMSPGVEYGLHRKLGIAVFCLGALQTLALLFRPNERNKFRKYWKSYHHFVGYSCVVLGFVNVFQGFEVIGASRSYAKLSYCLGLSTLIGVSIALEVNSWVIFCRKSKEDKMRRDGLIGTSSDKGSSGIHN; translated from the coding sequence ATGTTTCATGTTTATCACTTCCTCCTTCCACTTTCTCTATGGTACCTTCCTCTCACGGTTTTCTCATCTCACTGCACAACAGAAACTTCAACCAAAACCTTTCAAAAATGCATGAACCTTCCCACACAACAAGCATCAATAGCATGGACTTTCCACCCTCACAGCTCCACCTTAGAATTAATCTTCTTTGGCACCTTCATTTCACCTTCTGGTTGGGTTGGATTTGGCATAAACCCTACTTCACCACAAATGACAGGAACTAATGCCTTAATATGCTTTCCAGACCCGAACACGGGACAAATAGTCCTTCTCCCTTTCATACTTGACACCACTGTTAAACTCCAAAAATCACCACTTCTTTCTCAACCCTTTGATAATATCAATCTCCTCTCTTCCTCTGCAGCCATGTATGGTGGCAAAATGGCAACTATACATAACGGTGCACCTATTCAAATTTACGCCAAACTCAAACTCGAATCGAATAAAACCAATATCCACCTTGTTTGGAATAGAGGACTTTATGTTCAAGGCTACTCACCAACCATTCACCCAACAACCTCAATTGATCTATCTTCTATTTCCACTTTTGATGTTTTGTCGGGTTCAGCATCCTCGGCATCTCAACACACTGACATGAAAATGCTTAGAGTGGTTCATGGCGCTATAAACGCAATCTCTTGGGGTATTCTTTTACCTATGGGAGCAATAACCGCACGTTACCTTAGACACATTGAGACATTAGGCCCTGCATGGTTCTATGCTCATGCAGGAATACAAttgtttggttttgttcttGGAACTGTTGGGTTTGGAATTGGTATCCAACTCGGGCAAATGTCGCCAGGAGTTGAGTACGGACTCCATAGGAAGCTTGGAATCGCAGTGTTTTGCCTCGGAGCATTGCAAACTTTAGCATTGTTGTTTAGGCCAAATGAAAGGAACAAGTTTAGGAAGTATTGGAAATCTTATCACCATTTTGTTGGATACTCTTGTGTGGTACTTGGGTTTGTGAATGTGTTTCAAGGGTTTGAAGTGATTGGAGCTAGTAGGTCCTATGCCAAGTTGAGTTACTGTTTAGGACTTTCTACTCTTATTGGTGTTTCCATTGCTTTGGAGGTAAATTCTTGGGTGATTTTTTGTAGGAAATCTAAGGAAGATAAAATGAGGAGAGATGGACTTATTGGAACAAGTTCTGACAAAGGGAGCAGTGGTATCCACAATTGA
- the LOC123921948 gene encoding uncharacterized WD repeat-containing protein C17D11.16 isoform X2, with translation MIVAISWIPKGVSKAEPVFAEPPSREDIEEIISNTLANVGEEDENEEDDANKKNDEVAHALTVADAIGKPSNENGDDITLALKDLNMDNYDEEDEEGFELFSSGMGDLYYPSNELDPYIQNNENSDSEDLENMIYPTDSVVVCARTEDDLNFLQVFILEDANTRDMNLYTHHDIIIPEFPLCTAWLDCPLKGGEKGNFLAVGSMGPSIEIWDLDVIDEVEPCVVLGGKEKRKKGKNGKKKSAKYKEDSHTDSVLGLAWNKKYSNTLASASADKRVKIWDVVAGKCTITMDHHSDKVQAVAWNHHAQHILLSGSFDHTVALKDVRTPSHSGYTWSVSADVEGLAWDPHTEHSYVVSLEDGTVKSFDVRTAVSNASAEQNATFTLHAHDKSVTSVSYNVSAPNLLATGSMDKTVKLWDLSNNQPSCVASKTPEAGAVFSISFSEDNPFLLAIGGSNGKLQLWDTLSDEGISRRYEQYNRNQPQSGA, from the exons ATGATTGTCGCAATTTCATGGATTCCGAAAGGTGTTTCGAAAGCCGAACCGGTTTTCGCCGAACCTCCTTCCAGAGAAGATATTGAAGAAATCATCTCCAACACTCTTGcaaa TGTTGGAGAAGAagatgagaatgaagaagatgatgctAACAAAAAGAATGATGAAGTTGCACATGCTTTAACTGTTGCTGATGCAATTGGTAAACCGTCGAATGAAAACGGTGATGATATTACCCTTGCATTGAAGGATCTCAATATGGATAATTATGACGAAGAGGATGAAGAAG GATTTGAGTTATTCAGTTCTGGGATGGGTGATCTTTATTATCCGAGTAATGAATTGGATCCATATATCCAAAATAAT GAGAATTCTGATTCTGAAGATCTTGAAAACATGATTTATCCAACTGATTCAGTTGTTGTTTGTGCGCGTACTGAGGACGATCTCAATTTTCTTCAA GTTTTTATACTTGAGGATGCCAATACCCGCGATATGAACTTGTATACTCACCATGATATTATTATTCCGGAATTTCCACTCTGTACGGCTTGGCTTGATTGCCCCCTTAAAGGAGGAGAAAAAG GTAACTTCTTGGCGGTTGGTTCAATGGGTCCATCCATTGAAATTTGGGACCTTGATGTT ATTGATGAGGTAGAGCCATGTGTGGTGTTGGGTGGcaaagagaaaaggaaaaaggGGAAAAATGGGAAAAAG AAATCAGCAAAATACAAAGAGGACAGTCACACCGACTCAGTACTTGGTCTTGcttggaacaagaaatacag CAACACACTTGCAAGTGCCAGTGCTGACAAGCGAGTGAAGATTTGGGATGTCGTTGCTGGAAAGTGTACTATTACAATGGATCATCACTCTGACAAG GTTCAGGCAGTTGCTTGGAATCATCATGCACAACATATCCTTCTTAGTGGTTCATTTGATCATACTGTTGCCTTG AAGGATGTAAGGACGCCGTCACATTCTGGCTATACGTGGTCGGTCAGCGCTGATGTAGAGGGCTTGGCATGGGATCCACACACTGAGCACTCTTATGTG GTGAGTCTTGAAGATGGAACGGTCAAGAGTTTTGATGTTCGGACAGCCGTGTCCAATGCCTCAGCTGAGCAGAATGCTACTTTTACACTTCATGCACATGATAAATCTGTTACCTCCGTATCCTATAATGTGTCAGCACCTAAT CTTCTTGCTACGGGATCCATGGATAAAACG GTAAAACTATGGGATTTGTCTAACAACCAACCATCTTGTGTTGCATCTAAAACTCCAGAAGCT GGGGCTGTCTTTTCTATCTCTTTCTCCGAGGACAACCCGTTTTTGTTGGCTATAGGAGGCTCAAACGGAAAATTACAA TTATGGGACACCTTATCTGATGAAGGTATCTCTCGAAGATACGAGCAATACAACAGGAATCAACCTCAATCTGGGGCCTGA
- the LOC123921948 gene encoding uncharacterized WD repeat-containing protein C17D11.16 isoform X1: MIVAISWIPKGVSKAEPVFAEPPSREDIEEIISNTLANVGEEDENEEDDANKKNDEVAHALTVADAIGKPSNENGDDITLALKDLNMDNYDEEDEEGFELFSSGMGDLYYPSNELDPYIQNNNENSDSEDLENMIYPTDSVVVCARTEDDLNFLQVFILEDANTRDMNLYTHHDIIIPEFPLCTAWLDCPLKGGEKGNFLAVGSMGPSIEIWDLDVIDEVEPCVVLGGKEKRKKGKNGKKKSAKYKEDSHTDSVLGLAWNKKYSNTLASASADKRVKIWDVVAGKCTITMDHHSDKVQAVAWNHHAQHILLSGSFDHTVALKDVRTPSHSGYTWSVSADVEGLAWDPHTEHSYVVSLEDGTVKSFDVRTAVSNASAEQNATFTLHAHDKSVTSVSYNVSAPNLLATGSMDKTVKLWDLSNNQPSCVASKTPEAGAVFSISFSEDNPFLLAIGGSNGKLQLWDTLSDEGISRRYEQYNRNQPQSGA; this comes from the exons ATGATTGTCGCAATTTCATGGATTCCGAAAGGTGTTTCGAAAGCCGAACCGGTTTTCGCCGAACCTCCTTCCAGAGAAGATATTGAAGAAATCATCTCCAACACTCTTGcaaa TGTTGGAGAAGAagatgagaatgaagaagatgatgctAACAAAAAGAATGATGAAGTTGCACATGCTTTAACTGTTGCTGATGCAATTGGTAAACCGTCGAATGAAAACGGTGATGATATTACCCTTGCATTGAAGGATCTCAATATGGATAATTATGACGAAGAGGATGAAGAAG GATTTGAGTTATTCAGTTCTGGGATGGGTGATCTTTATTATCCGAGTAATGAATTGGATCCATATATCCAAAATAATAAT GAGAATTCTGATTCTGAAGATCTTGAAAACATGATTTATCCAACTGATTCAGTTGTTGTTTGTGCGCGTACTGAGGACGATCTCAATTTTCTTCAA GTTTTTATACTTGAGGATGCCAATACCCGCGATATGAACTTGTATACTCACCATGATATTATTATTCCGGAATTTCCACTCTGTACGGCTTGGCTTGATTGCCCCCTTAAAGGAGGAGAAAAAG GTAACTTCTTGGCGGTTGGTTCAATGGGTCCATCCATTGAAATTTGGGACCTTGATGTT ATTGATGAGGTAGAGCCATGTGTGGTGTTGGGTGGcaaagagaaaaggaaaaaggGGAAAAATGGGAAAAAG AAATCAGCAAAATACAAAGAGGACAGTCACACCGACTCAGTACTTGGTCTTGcttggaacaagaaatacag CAACACACTTGCAAGTGCCAGTGCTGACAAGCGAGTGAAGATTTGGGATGTCGTTGCTGGAAAGTGTACTATTACAATGGATCATCACTCTGACAAG GTTCAGGCAGTTGCTTGGAATCATCATGCACAACATATCCTTCTTAGTGGTTCATTTGATCATACTGTTGCCTTG AAGGATGTAAGGACGCCGTCACATTCTGGCTATACGTGGTCGGTCAGCGCTGATGTAGAGGGCTTGGCATGGGATCCACACACTGAGCACTCTTATGTG GTGAGTCTTGAAGATGGAACGGTCAAGAGTTTTGATGTTCGGACAGCCGTGTCCAATGCCTCAGCTGAGCAGAATGCTACTTTTACACTTCATGCACATGATAAATCTGTTACCTCCGTATCCTATAATGTGTCAGCACCTAAT CTTCTTGCTACGGGATCCATGGATAAAACG GTAAAACTATGGGATTTGTCTAACAACCAACCATCTTGTGTTGCATCTAAAACTCCAGAAGCT GGGGCTGTCTTTTCTATCTCTTTCTCCGAGGACAACCCGTTTTTGTTGGCTATAGGAGGCTCAAACGGAAAATTACAA TTATGGGACACCTTATCTGATGAAGGTATCTCTCGAAGATACGAGCAATACAACAGGAATCAACCTCAATCTGGGGCCTGA